The nucleotide window TGTACAGAGAGACCGAGAAGAATATGGCCAGGCCTTACTGGGATCCCCCCAATTCCAGTCTATCACCATTAGATTCTACTCCTTTTGTTCAATTACATTTCTGCACAGCTGTTCATTCTTCGTCAaatctaagcataaaaatagattTCCCTGGGTCCTTCGGTCCTCATTTCTGAAGACTCCCATGTCCtctaaaactttgattaaataaatgtattacgcttttctcttgttaatctgtcttttgttataggagtaTTGGCCATAACCCTTATGATGGGTCAGGAAGGGATCACCCCTTTCTGCCCCTACAGAAATAATAGCTAAGACTAGTAAAGCATAAAAGGCAAAGGTACACGGCCTCAAGTAGAGAAGGAGAACAGGAGAAATAACTCATACACACCCAGAATGTTAATTACATGTCCCTCCATGTTACGCCAAGACCCCTCAGGGACCTTGTGCCTGGGGAGAGAAGTGGTCTGCCCCCATGGAACAGTGGGCTTGACCCCGGGTCGCCACCAGCCCCAGCTCCAACCCCTCTAACACTCTCCAAGTAAAATCACATCAGTAGCAGTAATAATATTTGAGGTGACCAGTTGGTATTATCTCAAACTTAGGAAAAGTGAATAAAGTCATCTTTagaaactttgctttttttttaaaccttgtaACTTGTAAGCTAACTGAAAATGGGCTCATGTATGAGAATGTTCATATCAACATTTTTCGTGTTcgacaaaaactagaaacaaaccaaatgcccatcaacagaatATATTAGAGTATATTGATACAACAGAATATcacatcacaattttttttttttttttttttttttgagatggagtctcgctctgtcgcccaggctggagtgcagtggccggatctcagctcactgcaagctctgcctcctgggtttacgccattctcctgcctcagcctcccaagtagctgggactacaggcgcccgccacctcacccggctagttttttgtattttttagtagagacagggtttcaccgggttaaccaggatggtctcgatctcctgacctcgtgatccgcccgtctcggcctcccaaagtgctgggattacaggcttgagccaccgcgcccggcccacgtcgcaatttttaaaaaaaatattactgATACATAAAACCacgtggatgaatctcacaaacataatgctGACTGAAAGAGGCCAAACAGAAATGAGTACATTCTGTGTGATTTCATGTATATGATGCCCCAAAGCAGGAGGAACTAATCTCTGATGACAAAGGAGAGAGAGTGGTTGGTTATCTTTGGAGGGTATCAGCAGGGAGGGGGCATGAGGGAACCTGCTGGGAACCTGAAAATACGTGGAACTGGGTGATGGCTACATACAGATGGAAAAATTCATCAGTCGTACACTTAAGAGGTGTCCACCTCATACTTAAGTTACatatcaataaaaaggaaaacatttttggaacttttttttttttttttttgagacagtcttgctctgtcccccaggctggagtgcaatggtgtgatcttgactcactgcagcctccatctcctgggttcaaatggttctccagcctcagcctcccaagtagctgggactacagatgcgcaccaccacgcctggctgatttttgtattttttttagagatggggttttaccatgttggccagctggtctcgaactcctgacctcaagtaatccacctgcctcagactcccaaagtgctgggattacaggcgtgagccactgcaccaggcctggaacaattttaaaataatgtattggcTCTGCAAATGCAGCTTCAGGACAAGTCCCTTagctgtccccaccccaccctaagTCACCACCCTTAAGCCTCACCCATGTGGAATTCTGAAACTTCCCTTGTAGAGAATGTTGGAAGGTGTCTGCCACATTGATCCTGGAGTGTGTGTTTATTTGTGGTTATATAAATCTGATCTGTGGAagccacctgaggtcaggaagagATGGAGGGCATCCTTCAGGAGTGAGATGAGACATCATCATACTTGAGTGTCCAGCATCATCTCTGAGTAAGGGGACCAAAAAATATATCTTCCAAACTAGGACATTTTCAAGAGTGGAAGGGGGCTCCATTAATATTTTCACCTGCACGAGAGGCAAACGCTAGAATGTCCCCGATGAAGAGGATATATAATGAACCTTCTTGATGTGAAACCTGCCAGATGGGCTGGAAAGTCCATATACTGGAACAAGTATGACTTGAGTTGTTTGGGACAAGGGCAGGGGTACAAGAGAAGGAAATGGGCAAAGAGAGAAGCCTGTACTCAGCCAAGGGTGCAGAGATGTTATATATATGACTGCTCTTCAGGGAACCGGGCCTCCAGCCCACACCCCAGCTGCTCAACCTCCTCCTCTCCGAATTGACTGTCCCTTCTCTGGAACTCTAGGCCTGACCCCACTCCCTGGCCCTCCCAGCCCACGATTCCCCTGACCCAACTCCCTTTCCCAGAACTCAGTCGCCTGAACCCCCAGCCTGTGGTTCTCTCCTAGGCCTCAGCCTTTCCTGCCTTTGACTGAAACAGCAGCATCTTCTAAGCCCTGGGGGCTTCCCCGGGCCCCAGCCCCGACCTAGAACCCGCCCGCCGCCTGCCACGCTGCCGCTGCCGCTTCCTCTATAAAGGGACCTGAGCGTCCGGGCCCAGGGGCTCCGCACAGCAGGTGAGGCTCTCCTGCCCCATCTCCTTGGGCTGCCCGTGCTTCGTGCTTTGGACTACCACCCCACAGTGTCCTGCCCTCTGCCTGGGCCTCGGTCCCTCCTGCACCTGCTGCCTGGATCCCTGGcctgcctgggcctgggccttggtgggtttggttttggtttccttctctgtctctgactctccATCTGTCAGTCTCATTGTCTCTGCCACACATTCTCTGTTTCTGCCATGATCCCTCTCTGTTCCCTTCccgtctctctctgcctccctctgctcACCTTGGGGTTTCTCTGACTGCATCTTGTCCCCTTCTCTGTCGATCTCTCTCTCAGGGGTGGGGGGGTGCTGTCTCCCAGGGCAGGAGGTCCGTCTTCCGCAGCGTGCCCCGCCCCGcttactgtctctctctctctttctctgcaggTTCTCCCCATGACACCACCTGAACGTCTCTTCCTCTCAAGGGTGCGTGGCACCCCCCTACACCTCCTCCTTCTGGGGCTGCTGCTGGTCCTGCTGCCTGGGGCCCAGGTGAGGCAGCAGGAGAATGGGGGCTGCTGGGGTGGCTCAGCCAAACCTTGAGCCCTAGAGACCCCCTCAACTCTGTTCTCCCCTAGGGGCTCCCTGGTGTTGGCCTCACACCTTCAGCTGCCCAGACTGCCCGTCAGCACCCCAAGATGCATCTTGCCCACAGCACCCTCAAACCTGCTGCTCACCTCATTGGTAAACATCCACCTGACCTCCCAGACATGTCCCCCCCAGCTCTTCTCCTACCCCTGCCTCAGGAACCCAAGCATCCACTCCTCTCTGCCAACTTCCTCCATGCTAAAAAAACAGAGGCAGGCACTCCTATGCCTCCCCCTGCCACCCCCCAGGAACGCAGCTGTTCAGTGCCTGCTTCCTCAGGGATTGAGACCTCTGATTCAGACCCCTGATCTCCCATCCCCATCCTCTATGGCTCTTCCTAGGAGACCCCAGCAAGCAGAACTCACTGCTCTGGAGAGCGAACACGGACCGTGCCTTCCTCCAGGATGGTTTCTCCTTGAGCAACAATTCTCTCCTGGTCCCCACCAGTGGCATCTACTTCGTCTACTCCCAGGTGGTCTTCTCTGGGAAAGCCTACTCTCCTaaggccacccccaccccactctaCCTGGCCCATGAGGTCCAGCTCTTCTCCTCCCAGTACCCCTTCCACGTGCCTCTTCTCAGCTCCCAGAAGATGGTGTATCCAGGGCTGCAGGAACCCTGGCTGCACTCGATGTACCACGGGGCTGCGTTCCAGCTCACCCAGGGAGACCAGCTATCCACCCACACAGATGGCATCCCTCACCTAGTCCTCAGCCCTAGTACTGTCTTCTTTGGAGCCTTCGCTCTGTAGAACTTGGAaaactccagaaagaaaaaataattgatttcaaGACCTTCTCCCCATTCTGCCTCCATTCTGACCATTTCAGGGGTCACCACCACCTCTTCTTTGGCCATTCCAACAGCTCAAGTCTTCCCTGATCAAGTCACCGGAG belongs to Macaca thibetana thibetana isolate TM-01 chromosome 4, ASM2454274v1, whole genome shotgun sequence and includes:
- the LTA gene encoding lymphotoxin-alpha, yielding MTPPERLFLSRVRGTPLHLLLLGLLLVLLPGAQGLPGVGLTPSAAQTARQHPKMHLAHSTLKPAAHLIGDPSKQNSLLWRANTDRAFLQDGFSLSNNSLLVPTSGIYFVYSQVVFSGKAYSPKATPTPLYLAHEVQLFSSQYPFHVPLLSSQKMVYPGLQEPWLHSMYHGAAFQLTQGDQLSTHTDGIPHLVLSPSTVFFGAFAL